In Streptomyces sp. NBC_00306, a single genomic region encodes these proteins:
- the cobN gene encoding cobaltochelatase subunit CobN — MSTETTVLLLSTADTDLLAARASGAPYRIGNPTRIDVAEELPALLEGVSVVVVRLLGGRRAWEDGLAALKASGLPTVLLGGESVPDAELMAESTVHAGTVAEALRYLVEGGPANLVQLARFLTEDVLPAGQGRATDTSGRHSAEPRKMPEWGLHGDRALVEGRPTVGVLFYRAHELSGNTGFVDTLCDRIEARGANALPVYCGSLRGADPELYELLGRADALVATVLAAGGTRASDASAGGDDEAWDIGALADLDVPVLQGLCLTSSRAAWEESDAALSPMDAAMQVAIPEFDGRLITVPFSFKEQGPDDVPVYVADPERAARVAGIAVLHARLKHKPNAEKKLAVVFTAYPTKHSRVGNAVGLDTPASAVRVLDALRDAGYRVDGHPDDGDELIHRLINAGGHDVEWLTEEQLAAAPARVPLADYRSWFDKLEPSLRESMLEHWGEPPGSLYVDGDEIVLASLQFGNVVVMIQPPRGFGENPIAIYHDPDMPPSHHYMAAYRWLEESFSADAVVHMGKHGTMEWLPGKGLGLSAGCGPDAVLGELPLVYPFIVNDPGEGTQAKRRGHATVVDHLVPPMARADTYGDLAKLEQLLDEYALVSDLDPTKAPAVRAQIWTLVKAAELHHDLHVDEQPGDDDFDSFVMHIDGYLCEIKDVQIRDGLHILGGGPEAEARVNLVLAVLRASQVWGGNANALPGLRAAIADHFGLVEKELLGEPGAPVKVPVELTELVEGPARTGADAIDLLEQLCRRLAEGMEARGWEIADAAGLVREVLGTELPEAVAVLGFACTEVVPRLARTTDEIGNILRALNGGYVPAGPSGSPTRGLVNVLPTGRNFYSVDPKAIPSRLSWEVGQSLADSLVARYLADTGDYPRSVGLTVWGTSAMRTQGDDIAEILALLGCRPVWDDASRRVTGFDVVPLEELGRPRIDVTVRISGFFRDAFPHVVGLIDDAVRTVAELDEPAEANFVRAHADEDTAAHGDRRRATARIFGSKPGAYGAGLLPLIDARNWRSDADLAEVYAVWGGYAYGRELDGRAARGDMETAFRRIAVAAKNVDTREHDLVDADDYFQYHGGMVAMVRHLTGTSPEAYVGDSATPDQVKTRTLGEETHRVFRARVVNPRWMAAMRRHGYKGAFEMAATVDYLFGYDATAGVVDDWMYEKLSAEYVFDPENREFMQKSNPWALRGISERLLEAAERGLWAEPDAETLERLRATYLELEGQLEGDE, encoded by the coding sequence ATGAGCACCGAGACCACCGTGCTGTTGCTGTCCACCGCCGACACGGACCTGCTGGCGGCCCGGGCCTCCGGCGCGCCGTACCGGATCGGGAACCCGACCCGTATCGACGTGGCCGAGGAGCTGCCCGCCCTGCTGGAGGGCGTCTCCGTCGTCGTCGTACGGCTGCTGGGCGGCCGGCGTGCCTGGGAGGACGGGCTCGCGGCGCTCAAGGCGTCCGGCCTGCCGACCGTGCTGCTGGGCGGCGAGAGCGTGCCCGACGCGGAGTTGATGGCCGAGTCGACCGTGCACGCGGGGACGGTCGCGGAGGCTCTGCGGTATCTCGTCGAGGGCGGTCCCGCGAACCTCGTCCAGCTGGCCCGTTTCCTGACGGAGGACGTGCTGCCGGCCGGTCAGGGCCGCGCCACGGACACATCGGGCAGGCACAGTGCCGAGCCGCGGAAGATGCCCGAGTGGGGTCTGCACGGCGACCGCGCTCTCGTCGAGGGCAGGCCGACGGTCGGCGTGCTCTTCTACCGCGCCCACGAACTGTCCGGGAACACCGGATTCGTCGACACGCTCTGCGACCGGATCGAGGCACGCGGCGCCAACGCGCTGCCCGTGTACTGCGGTTCACTGCGGGGAGCGGACCCGGAGCTGTACGAACTGCTCGGCCGCGCGGACGCCCTGGTCGCGACCGTGCTCGCGGCCGGCGGCACGCGCGCCAGCGACGCCAGTGCGGGCGGGGACGACGAGGCCTGGGACATCGGGGCGCTCGCCGACCTCGACGTTCCCGTGCTCCAGGGACTGTGCCTGACCTCGTCCCGCGCCGCCTGGGAGGAGTCGGACGCGGCCCTGTCCCCGATGGACGCCGCGATGCAGGTGGCGATCCCCGAGTTCGACGGCCGGCTCATCACCGTGCCGTTCTCCTTCAAGGAGCAGGGGCCCGACGACGTACCGGTGTACGTCGCCGACCCCGAGCGGGCCGCACGGGTCGCCGGAATCGCCGTGCTCCACGCGCGGTTGAAGCACAAGCCGAACGCCGAGAAGAAGCTCGCGGTCGTCTTCACCGCCTATCCGACGAAGCACTCCCGGGTCGGCAACGCCGTCGGTCTCGACACCCCGGCGTCCGCGGTGCGGGTCCTCGACGCCCTGCGGGACGCGGGCTACCGGGTCGACGGCCACCCCGACGACGGCGACGAGCTGATCCACCGGCTCATCAACGCCGGTGGCCACGACGTGGAGTGGCTGACCGAGGAGCAGCTGGCCGCCGCCCCGGCGCGGGTGCCGCTCGCGGACTACCGCAGCTGGTTCGACAAGCTGGAGCCCTCGCTGCGCGAGAGCATGCTGGAGCACTGGGGCGAGCCGCCGGGCTCGCTCTACGTGGACGGCGACGAGATCGTGCTGGCCTCCCTGCAGTTCGGGAACGTCGTCGTGATGATCCAGCCGCCGCGCGGCTTCGGCGAGAACCCGATCGCGATCTACCACGACCCGGACATGCCGCCCTCGCACCACTACATGGCGGCCTACCGGTGGCTGGAGGAGTCGTTCAGCGCCGACGCGGTCGTGCACATGGGCAAGCACGGCACCATGGAATGGCTGCCGGGCAAGGGGCTGGGGCTCTCCGCGGGCTGCGGCCCCGACGCGGTGCTCGGTGAACTGCCGCTCGTCTACCCCTTCATCGTCAACGACCCCGGCGAGGGCACCCAGGCCAAGCGCCGCGGTCACGCGACCGTCGTGGACCATCTGGTGCCGCCGATGGCGCGCGCCGACACCTACGGCGACCTGGCCAAACTGGAGCAGCTGCTCGACGAGTACGCGCTCGTCAGCGATCTCGACCCGACGAAGGCCCCGGCGGTACGGGCGCAGATCTGGACGCTGGTGAAGGCCGCCGAGCTGCACCACGACCTGCATGTCGACGAGCAGCCCGGCGACGACGACTTCGACTCGTTCGTCATGCACATCGACGGCTATCTGTGCGAGATCAAGGACGTCCAGATCCGCGACGGCCTGCACATCCTGGGCGGCGGCCCCGAGGCGGAGGCGCGGGTCAACCTCGTCCTGGCCGTGCTGCGCGCCTCCCAGGTGTGGGGCGGCAACGCCAACGCCCTGCCGGGGCTGCGGGCCGCCATCGCCGACCACTTCGGGCTGGTGGAGAAGGAACTGCTGGGCGAGCCCGGCGCGCCCGTGAAGGTGCCCGTCGAGCTCACCGAGCTGGTCGAGGGACCGGCCAGGACGGGCGCGGACGCGATCGACCTGCTGGAGCAGCTGTGCCGGCGGCTCGCGGAGGGCATGGAGGCGCGCGGCTGGGAGATCGCGGACGCCGCCGGGCTGGTGCGCGAGGTGCTGGGCACCGAACTGCCCGAGGCAGTGGCCGTACTGGGGTTCGCCTGTACGGAGGTCGTGCCGCGGCTCGCCCGGACGACGGACGAGATCGGCAACATCCTGCGGGCGCTGAACGGCGGCTATGTCCCGGCGGGCCCGTCCGGCTCCCCGACGCGCGGCCTGGTCAATGTGCTGCCGACGGGACGGAACTTCTACTCGGTCGACCCCAAGGCCATCCCCTCGCGGCTGTCCTGGGAGGTCGGCCAGTCGCTCGCCGACTCGCTGGTGGCCCGCTATCTGGCGGACACCGGCGACTACCCGCGGTCCGTCGGCCTGACGGTCTGGGGCACGTCCGCGATGCGCACCCAGGGCGACGACATCGCCGAGATCCTCGCGCTGCTGGGCTGCCGTCCGGTGTGGGACGACGCCTCCCGCCGGGTGACCGGCTTCGACGTCGTGCCGCTCGAAGAGCTGGGCCGGCCGCGCATCGATGTGACCGTGCGCATCTCCGGGTTCTTCCGGGACGCGTTCCCGCACGTGGTGGGGCTCATCGACGACGCGGTGCGGACGGTGGCCGAGCTCGACGAGCCGGCCGAGGCCAACTTCGTACGGGCGCACGCCGACGAGGACACGGCCGCGCACGGCGACCGGCGGCGCGCGACCGCCCGTATCTTCGGCTCGAAGCCGGGCGCGTACGGCGCGGGTCTGCTGCCGTTGATCGACGCGCGCAATTGGCGCAGCGACGCCGACCTGGCCGAGGTGTACGCGGTGTGGGGCGGCTACGCCTACGGGCGCGAGCTCGACGGCCGTGCGGCGCGCGGTGACATGGAGACCGCGTTCCGCCGGATCGCGGTCGCCGCGAAGAACGTCGACACCCGCGAGCACGACCTCGTCGACGCGGACGACTACTTCCAGTACCACGGCGGCATGGTGGCGATGGTGCGCCATCTGACGGGCACCTCGCCCGAGGCGTACGTCGGCGACTCGGCCACCCCGGACCAGGTGAAGACCCGGACGCTGGGCGAGGAGACGCACCGCGTGTTCCGGGCGCGGGTGGTCAACCCGCGCTGGATGGCGGCGATGCGGCGCCATGGCTACAAGGGCGCCTTCGAGATGGCCGCGACGGTGGACTACCTGTTCGGGTACGACGCCACGGCCGGGGTCGTCGACGACTGGATGTACGAGAAGTTGTCGGCGGAGTACGTCTTCGACCCGGAGAACCGCGAGTTCATGCAGAAGTCCAACCCCTGGGCGCTGCGCGGGATCTCGGAGCGGCTGCTGGAGGCGGCCGAGCGCGGGCTGTGGGCGGAGCCGGACGCGGAGACGCTGGAGCGGCTGCGCGCGACGTACCTGGAGCTCGAGGGCCAGTTGGAGGGCGACGAGTGA